From Humidesulfovibrio mexicanus:
GCTTCCTGGACGAGGGGCGCACGGACGAAAGCATCAAGCCCGGAACCTGGGTGCGCGCGGTGGTGACCGAGAGCGCCAAGGACAAGGCAGTGGTGCGCTTCGGCCAGAACACGGGCGAAATTCCCGCCAGCACCACCATGTGGTGCCGTAACGGCGTCAAGGGGCTCAAGGGCGAAGCCGCGCCGATTCCAGGCGATCCGTCGCGCATCGTCCACAAGGGCGACGTGGTCTGGGCCACCGTGCGCGAGGCCAAGGGCGGACGACACTACGTGCTGAATCTGGAGCGGGCTCCTGGCCCCGAGGGCGCGCTGGTGTCCATGCTGCCCGAAACCGGCGAAGTGGTGGCCCTGGTGGGCGGCTTCAGCTTCGAGAAAAGCCAGTTCAACCGCGCCACACAGGCCAAGCGCCAGCCCGGCTCGTCCTTCAAGCCCATCGTGTACTCCGCGGCGCTGGACAACGGCCTCACCCCGGCCAGCGTCATCATGGACGCGCCCATCGTCTTCGCCAACGCGGAAGCAGGCACCGTCTGGCGTCCGGAAAACTACGAGAACATCTTCTACGGCCCCACGCTGCTCTCCACCGCGCTGGCCAAGTCGCGCAACCTGGTCACCATCCGGGTGGCGCAAAAAATCGGCGTGCGCACGGTCATCGAGCGCGCCCGCGCCCTGGGCATAGAATCCGAATTGCCCGAAAACCTGTCCATCGCGCTCGGCTCCTCGGCCCTCACCCTGACGAACCTCTGCCAGGCCTACACGGCCTTCGCCCGCGACGGCTCCTACGTGAAGCCGCGGCTGGTGCTCTCCGTCACGAGCGCCTGGGGTGAAACCCTGTACAAGAGCGAGCCCGAATATGTGGAGGCGGTGAGCCCGCAAAACGCCTTCCTCATGGCCTCCATGCTCAAGGAGGTCATCAACGTGGGCACCGGCGGCGCGGCCAAGGTGCTGGGCCGACCGCTGGCAGGAAAGACCGGCACCACCAACAACGAGCAGGACGCCTGGTTCATCGGCTTCACCCCGCATCTTTTGACCGGGGTGTACGTGGGCTACGACCAGCTCCAAAGCATGGGCCGCGAGGGGTCCGGCGGCCGCACGGCCCTGCCCATCTGGCTTGAGTACCGCCGCGCCGTGGAGGACCGCTACCCGCCCGACGACTTCCTGCCGCCTGAAGGCATCGTGTGGGCGCGGGTGGAAAACAGCCAAGCCATCGGCTCCAAGGGCCAGCCTGCGCCGGAGAGCTACTTCCTGCCCTTTGTGGAGGGAACCCAGCCCGAGCAGACCGATGTCGGCGCCGCCGAAACCGGAGACTCCACAGCCAGCGATGCGGACCTTATGAAGCTTGGCTTCTAATATTGATTGGGGAGCATCACCATGGACATACGGTGTATTCTAGACTTCTTAACACAATACGCTGTCGCACTAACAGCGCTCACTGGCATTCTGGGTATTCTTAGTACGGTTGTTATCGGATTATTGTCAGGCAGGTTTGCTCTCAAATCCGTTTACAAAGCAGCGGAGCTTAACGCAAGGGCGGCAAGGCTAAAGGAAATCCAACAGGTCAAGGATACGCGTGAAGCTCTTAACATGGAGCTCACTAATCTTTTAGAAATCTACAACGGTGGTGAGGGGCTAAAAATTCTTAACTCCTCTTTCAATTCGCCGCACCACCCGCAAAGGGGTTACATCCCTGAATTTGGCCCACCGCTTATGCTTTACACTCTCGGACCAGCGATTGGGAAGCTCGACAAATCTGACTGTGGTTTCTTTCTCTTGGCCTACCGGACGGCGATGCAACTCCAAAGCATGTTCAAGAGGTACCAAGAACTATTGGAAGAACAAGAGCGCCCTCGCACCTACCTTAAAGAATGTCGCAATTTCGAGAGCGTTATCAAAACGCAGATTCATCAAAGTGCCCAAGACATCCGAGGAACGGACGAGAATATGCGACAGCTCATCCGATACGCACAGGAATTGCTCTCACGCCCACTCGATGAAGAGGGAAAACCAATTGGCTCTGTTGAAGAAACATTGGCTAATTTGAAAAAGACAAAAACTTCTTAGCCCACCTCAAAGCAGTTACACTTCGTCACTCTTCTACATACAAAGAACATACTGAAACTGCTTCATTATTCTGAAATATTTTTCCCAAATTCGCTGGGGTAAAGGAAAGCAATATGCCTAGGTACCCCCTCTACCAGGTGGACGCCTTCGCCGAAGGCCCGTTCACGGGAAACCCGGCAGCAGTGGTGCCGCTTGCGGCCTGGCTGCCGGACGAGACCCTGCTCGCCATCGCCGAGGAGAACAACCTCTCCGAGACGGCTTTTTTCGTGCCCCTGCCGCCGGAAAGCGGGGCCGACTACCACCTGCGCTGGTTCACCCCCACCTTCGAGATCGACCTGTGCGGCCACGCCACGTTGGCCTCGGCCTGGGTGGCGTTCAACGAACTCGGCTTCACTGGCCCGTGCGTGCGGTTCCGCTCGCAAAGCGGACCGCTCGCGGTCACCAACGAAAACGGCGTCCTGACCCTCGACTTCCCCTCCTGGCCGCCCAGCCCAACGCCCGTCACGGAAGAGATGGTCCGCGCCTTCGGGGCCACCCCGCTTGAGGCCCACGCAGGGCGCGACCTGCTCTGCGTCTTTGCGGACGAGGACGTGGTGCGCGGGCTCACCCCGGACCACGCGGCCTTCCACAAGCTGCCCTACGTGTGCAACATCGCCAGCGCGCCGGGCAAAACAGGCGGAGCATACGACTTCGTGTCCCGCGTGTTCTGCCCGGAGGTGGGCGTGCCCGAGGACCCGGTGACCGGCTCGGCGCACAGCCTGCTCACCCCCTTCTGGGCCGCCAGGCTGGGCAAGACGCGCCTGCGCGCGTGGCAGGCGTCCAAACGCGGGGGACGGCTGGAGTGCGAATTGGCTGGCGACAGGGTGCGCATTGCGGGTCGCGCGGCCCTCTACCTGCGTGGCGAAATCGTGGCGCTGGGGCGGTAAGGCTCGATGGACAGCTTTTTCGTCGCCGTGTGCTGCCTGACCCTGGGCGTTGTGCTGCGCCGCCTGGGCCGCCTGCCCCAGGGGGCGGACCGCTGCGTCGCCGGGGTGGTCATCCAGCTTTCAGCCCCGGCGGTGTGCTTCAGCGCCGCCCGCACCATGCCCATTTCCGCCGAAATGCTGCTCCCGGCCAGCATGGCCTGGGTGGTCTTCGCCGGTGCTGGGGTCTTCTTCGGACTCCTGCGGCGTCCTCTGGGCCTCTCGCGGGAGACCTTCGGCTGTCTCATGCTCACCGCGGGCATCAGCAACGCCATTTTCATCGGCCTGCCTATGATCGAAGCGTGCTACGGCCACGAACTCACCTATGTCGCCTTCCTGTGCGACAGCCCCGGCACCTCGCTGGTGCTGGCCCTTCCAGGCGTGCTGCTCGCCGCGCACCTTTCGCCCCTGGGGCGCAAAAACATGGGCAAGGGCGAACGTGTGCGCCAGGCCCTCATGCGGGTGGCGGCCTTTCCGCCCTTTCAGGCCCTGCTGCTGGGGCTGGCGCTGCGCGGCGTGGCGTTGCCGGACTGGCTGCTTGCCGGTGTTCGGCACATCGGCATGACGCTGGTGCCGCTGTCCCTGCTGGCCGTGGGCCTCGGCCTCTGCATCAAGCCCCCGCGCGGGACAGCCGCGCCCCTGGCCCTGGCCCTGGTCTACAAGCTCCTGCTCGCCCCGCTTCTCATGCTGGGAGTGGCCGTATTCGGCTTCGCCAACACCGGTCTGGTGGCGCAGGTCACCATATTCGAAGCCGCCATGCCGCCCATGGTCCTGGGGGGCATATTGGCCACCGAGAACGGCCTGGACCCGGAGTTGGCGGCGATTGTCGTCAGCCTGGGCACGGCCCTGTCCTTCGTCACCCTGCCCCTGTGGCGGCTGGCCCTTTCTGCCTTGTAAAGCCGAACGAACACAGTGTTACGAATTTAATTTTCTTGCTACGGCAAGAAAGCTATGGCATGGAAGAGGGAGCAGCAGCGAGACCCCCTCGCCAGTTTGCAGGAAGCCAGCGGCCAACGCTCCGACACTCCCCCGGCAACAGGGAGTGCCCCCGGAGCTTGGCCGCTGGCCCAGTCCCCCACCGCGCCCCGGCTACCCAAGGGCCGCAAGCACGAAGAACCAGCCCACGCCGCAGGCCAGCAACAGCGCGCAAGGAGCCAAAAGCCGCCTCCAGGCCTGGCCCAGATCCGTGCCGAAAAACTGGCAGGAGAGCACGAAGCACACGTGCAGTGGCGAAACCATGACCCCGGTGAAGCCCGAAAACAGCGCCAGGGTCAAATGCGGCATGAGCTGGGCGCCAGCCGGATCGACGGTGTGCAACACACCCAGAATGATGGGCACTGTGGCCCCTACGAAGGCCACGGTGATGCCGGAAATGAACCCGACAAGAAACGGCAGCGCGAGCGTGAGCGCGAAGAGCGCTCCCGGCCCTGCGCCCTGGCGGGCCAATTGGCCCACCGCGCCGGAGGCTTGCAACACATCCTTGAACACCAGCACGGACACCACCAGCGCCACAAGGCGGTACAGCTCGCGATCGGCCAGCACCCCGGCCACAAAGCCCGGCCCGACCTTGTTCTGGAACAAGGAGCAGACAATGGCCAGCACCAGCGCGGCCATGATGCCCAATTCAAAGGGGAGATCAGGCGCAAAAAGCGTCATGCCCACCTCGAAGCCCAGGCCGCAGCCGATGGCGATGAGCATGGGCAAGCCCTCGCGCAGAGCGGCGCGCCAGTCTCGCGGGGGGCGCTGGCCTTGCGGCGCTCCGGCCAGGTGCGCCACGGCAGGGCGCATGATGAACGCCCAGCCCAATAGCGCACAGAGCAGGATGCACGGGCTTGTGGCGGCGATGACCCGCGCCAGCGGGACTCCGGCCAGGGACGACGCCAGGATGATGCCCGGGTACAGGGGCCAGCACAGCTCCCACAGGTGACGGAACCAGTAGTTCACCAGCGCGGTGTCGCGCCGCGCAAGGCCGAGTTCGTCGGCCATGTCGCGCACCAGCGGCGCGGAGAACACCGCCCCGCCCGGCATGGGCAAAAAGCCCACCAAAGCCGGAAAGAAGGCCAGCCGAAACCGGGGGTCGCCCAAAAATCCCGTGGCCGCCTGCATCAGCCGCCGCGTCTGGCCGCTCTTCTCCAGCACTTCGGAAAAGAACAGGATGAGCGCCATGATGAGGATGAGGAACACGGTTTCGGGCTCCACCAGCGACACCGCCGCCACGCCCGCCCACTGCAGGGGCGACATGCCGAAGCTCATGGCGAGGACAAAGCCGCCCGCCAGCACCGAAAGCCACAGGGGGCGGCGCAGGCGAAGGCCCGCCAGCATCACGCCGAAGGCGAACAGCACCTTGCCCAATGGCAGCACAGGCTCCAGAGAATGCGCGAGTTCCGTCACGATACAGGCTCCTTGCGCCGGGCGCATTGCCAGCGGCGAGAGGCGGTGATACTCCCTTTGCGCATCGGCCGAAAGCCCCCCGGACAGGGGCGCGCCCGGCCGCCGGATACCTTCAAGGAGACGCCCATGTCCACCGCCATAGCCCCGCACATTCCTCCTGCCGCTCCGCAAACCCTGGTGCGGGATCCGGCCCTCAGACAGGCCATGCGCGCGCACATCCAGGCCGTGATCCAGGCGCGCGTAGCGCAGGACGAGGACCGCCGCGCCGAGGCCCTGCGCGACTACCTCGCCGTGACCCAGGCCGCAGCCGACCTGGACGCGGCCAGCACCCTCTCCACCATGATCCCCCCGCTGCTGCCGTCGCTCTATCGGCGCTGGGCGGGCATGTTCGCGGACCGCCTCTTCGAGACGGCCAGCGAGGAGCAGCTGCGCGTGCTCTGCGACGGAAGCGAAGAGAACGGCGCGGCGCTTGCCCTGGCCTATGTCATGTTTCTGGAGTCGGAGCGCATGGAACGGCGCATGAGCGAGGATCTTTGCGCCCTGGGTCGCGGCGCAGAGGGGGGACAGGAGGTCCAGGAAAAGATGGCGGACATGGCCGCCGGCTACATCCGCGCGCGCGTGGCCAAGCTGGCGGAAAAGCAAGCGATCAAAAAGAAGTAGGCTAGACCGTCCTGGGCGTGTCCAGCACCCGCTCAACCGCCAAAGCAGCGGCCGGACCGTCCAGGGGATCATCGTCCCCGGCCAGTTCCACCAGGCCCACTTGCAGGTTCAACTCTCGCGACAGCGCCACCCGCTCCGGGTCGAAAAAGAGCTTCCAGACCACGGCGGCCTTGCGCAGGCGGTCCAGCCGGGCCAGCACCAGCCCCAAAAACAGGATGGCCCGGTTGTCCTTGCGGTTCTTCTGCAACAGCCGCTCGAACTCCACCTTGGCCTGGATGAACTGCCCCTGGCGGTACAGGCACTCGCCATAGCGCTGCCGCGCCTCGCCATTGGCCGATTCCTCGGCCAGGAATTCCTTGTACAGGGTGGCGGCGGCGGCGAAATCCCTCACGCCAAAGGCCGCGTTGGCCTGGGCGAGCAGGGGCGCGGTATTCGACGCCACGGCCACCGGGGCGGGCTCGGCCCCGCGCGCCCGGTCCAGAAAACCGAACAGCAGCCTGCGCCGCGAAACGTCGATCTCTTCCTTTGCGTCCTTTGCCACGCTTTCCCTCCAAAACAGCTCCCGATACGCGCGAACTGCACGCGGGGCCTTGCGATTCCTGGGCGCAGAGCATACTTCTTTCGGCTACGGGGTCAAGCCGCAATCGCCTTGGGAGGGACTGAAAGCCGATGCGCCACACGCTGCATGGATGGACGGGACGTGTGCTTCACGTGGACCTGTCCGGCGGGACGTTTCAGACCCAGCCCCTGCCGGAGGAGACCCGCCGCGACTTCCTGGGGGGCAGGGGGCTGGCCATGCGTCTGCTGCGGAACGGCTTTGGCCTGGCCTGGGACGCGCCGGACATGCCGCTCATCTTCGCGGCCGGGCCCCTTACCGGCACAGAGGCCCCGGCCTCCAGCCGCTGCCACGCGGCCAGCCGCTCGCCCCTCACCGGGGCTGTCGGCGACGAAAGCCTGGGCGGCGAGTTGGGCATGGAGCTCAAGCGCGCAGGCTTCGACGCACTGATCGTCACCGGGCGCGCGACCGGCCCGCGCGGCATCGAGATCGACGGCGGCGAGGCGCGGTTGACGGACGCCTCGGCCCTCGTCGGCCTGCCAACGCCGGATCTGTTTTTGAAACTGCGGGAGCAACGCCCTTCCGGGGCCCTGCTGGCCACAGGCCCGGCTGCGGATAACGGCTGCCCGCTGGCCGCGCTCATGACCGACGCCCGCACCGCGTCCGGGCGCTGCGGGCTTGGCCTCGCGGCGGGAGCCAAGGGCCTCAAGTACATCGCGGTGCGTGGCTCCGGCGTGGTGCGCGTCGCCGATCCGGCCGGACTTTCGGGCGCTGTGGAGGACATTCTGCGCCTGGTCCACGCCTCCCCGGCACTCATGGGGCAGTACGGCTTCCATCGCCACGGAACCATGAGCCTCTTCGACCTCATGGACGCCCGGCGGATGATGCCCACGGACAATTTCGCGCGCACGCGCCTTGCCCACGCCGGGGGGCTCAACGCCCACGCCTTCGAGTCCAGATACCACCCCCTGCGCAGGGGCTGCCCTGGCTGCCCGGTGCAGTGCATGGCCCTTTCCGGAGACGGCCGCCCCATGCCGGAATACGAGGCCCAATGCGGTTTCTCGGCCCTCATCGGCAACAGCGCCCCGGAACTGGTCATGCGGGCCAACGACTTCTGCGCCTGCCTGGGGCTCGATCCCGTGGGCGCGGCCTCGGCCCTGGCCTGCCACCGCGAGCTTACGGGCTGCCAGTACGGCCCGGATCAGGTGCTGGCGCTGCTGCTCGGCATGGCCGCGGGCCAGGGGCCGGAGGCGGCCCTTGGGCGCGAGCTGGGCCTGGGCGTCGCCGCCTACGCCGCCAAGCAGGGTCGCCCGGAACTGGCCATGGCCGTGAAAGGCCTGGCCCTGCCGCCCTTTGACCCGCGCGGAGGCTATGGCCTGGCCCTGGCTTACGCCGTAAGCACCCAGGGCGGCAGCCACCTGCGCGCCAATCCGCTGAGCCACGAGGTGCTGCGCAAGCCCGTGGCCACGGACCGTTTCAGCTTCTCCGGCAAGGCGCGCAGCATCAAGCTCGCCGAGGACGCCTTTGCGGCCGCGGAATCCCTTACCCTGTGCCGTCACCTGCTGCTGGCCGCCGGGCTT
This genomic window contains:
- a CDS encoding AEC family transporter, whose amino-acid sequence is MDSFFVAVCCLTLGVVLRRLGRLPQGADRCVAGVVIQLSAPAVCFSAARTMPISAEMLLPASMAWVVFAGAGVFFGLLRRPLGLSRETFGCLMLTAGISNAIFIGLPMIEACYGHELTYVAFLCDSPGTSLVLALPGVLLAAHLSPLGRKNMGKGERVRQALMRVAAFPPFQALLLGLALRGVALPDWLLAGVRHIGMTLVPLSLLAVGLGLCIKPPRGTAAPLALALVYKLLLAPLLMLGVAVFGFANTGLVAQVTIFEAAMPPMVLGGILATENGLDPELAAIVVSLGTALSFVTLPLWRLALSAL
- a CDS encoding tetratricopeptide repeat protein → MAKDAKEEIDVSRRRLLFGFLDRARGAEPAPVAVASNTAPLLAQANAAFGVRDFAAAATLYKEFLAEESANGEARQRYGECLYRQGQFIQAKVEFERLLQKNRKDNRAILFLGLVLARLDRLRKAAVVWKLFFDPERVALSRELNLQVGLVELAGDDDPLDGPAAALAVERVLDTPRTV
- a CDS encoding DUF401 family protein — its product is MTELAHSLEPVLPLGKVLFAFGVMLAGLRLRRPLWLSVLAGGFVLAMSFGMSPLQWAGVAAVSLVEPETVFLILIMALILFFSEVLEKSGQTRRLMQAATGFLGDPRFRLAFFPALVGFLPMPGGAVFSAPLVRDMADELGLARRDTALVNYWFRHLWELCWPLYPGIILASSLAGVPLARVIAATSPCILLCALLGWAFIMRPAVAHLAGAPQGQRPPRDWRAALREGLPMLIAIGCGLGFEVGMTLFAPDLPFELGIMAALVLAIVCSLFQNKVGPGFVAGVLADRELYRLVALVVSVLVFKDVLQASGAVGQLARQGAGPGALFALTLALPFLVGFISGITVAFVGATVPIILGVLHTVDPAGAQLMPHLTLALFSGFTGVMVSPLHVCFVLSCQFFGTDLGQAWRRLLAPCALLLACGVGWFFVLAALG
- a CDS encoding PhzF family phenazine biosynthesis protein gives rise to the protein MPRYPLYQVDAFAEGPFTGNPAAVVPLAAWLPDETLLAIAEENNLSETAFFVPLPPESGADYHLRWFTPTFEIDLCGHATLASAWVAFNELGFTGPCVRFRSQSGPLAVTNENGVLTLDFPSWPPSPTPVTEEMVRAFGATPLEAHAGRDLLCVFADEDVVRGLTPDHAAFHKLPYVCNIASAPGKTGGAYDFVSRVFCPEVGVPEDPVTGSAHSLLTPFWAARLGKTRLRAWQASKRGGRLECELAGDRVRIAGRAALYLRGEIVALGR
- a CDS encoding penicillin-binding protein 1A, which encodes MRWSRSFKRKLFLAILALPVAAALCAALAFWYYSHDLPGFRNITDYKPPLVTTVLSREGRVLGYFYKEKRFLVRLQDMPEHLPLAFLAAEDSSFYKHDGIDPWAIFRASLMNLKAGGIRQGGSTITQQVVKRLLLSPEKSFERKIKEAILAYRLENYLTKDEILTIYLNQIYLGSKAYGVEAASREYFGKHVKDLTLAEAAVLAGLPQAPSRYNPYSDPEAAKVRQKYVLDQMLSQGWITREQHTDALAQKLAYKSMEDNSWKLGAYYLEEVRRFLIEKYGEEEVYTGGLTVETACVIAHQQAADNAMRRGLGDVAKRKGWEGPAGRLKPQEVQGFLDEGRTDESIKPGTWVRAVVTESAKDKAVVRFGQNTGEIPASTTMWCRNGVKGLKGEAAPIPGDPSRIVHKGDVVWATVREAKGGRHYVLNLERAPGPEGALVSMLPETGEVVALVGGFSFEKSQFNRATQAKRQPGSSFKPIVYSAALDNGLTPASVIMDAPIVFANAEAGTVWRPENYENIFYGPTLLSTALAKSRNLVTIRVAQKIGVRTVIERARALGIESELPENLSIALGSSALTLTNLCQAYTAFARDGSYVKPRLVLSVTSAWGETLYKSEPEYVEAVSPQNAFLMASMLKEVINVGTGGAAKVLGRPLAGKTGTTNNEQDAWFIGFTPHLLTGVYVGYDQLQSMGREGSGGRTALPIWLEYRRAVEDRYPPDDFLPPEGIVWARVENSQAIGSKGQPAPESYFLPFVEGTQPEQTDVGAAETGDSTASDADLMKLGF
- a CDS encoding aldehyde ferredoxin oxidoreductase family protein, yielding MLHVDLSGGTFQTQPLPEETRRDFLGGRGLAMRLLRNGFGLAWDAPDMPLIFAAGPLTGTEAPASSRCHAASRSPLTGAVGDESLGGELGMELKRAGFDALIVTGRATGPRGIEIDGGEARLTDASALVGLPTPDLFLKLREQRPSGALLATGPAADNGCPLAALMTDARTASGRCGLGLAAGAKGLKYIAVRGSGVVRVADPAGLSGAVEDILRLVHASPALMGQYGFHRHGTMSLFDLMDARRMMPTDNFARTRLAHAGGLNAHAFESRYHPLRRGCPGCPVQCMALSGDGRPMPEYEAQCGFSALIGNSAPELVMRANDFCACLGLDPVGAASALACHRELTGCQYGPDQVLALLLGMAAGQGPEAALGRELGLGVAAYAAKQGRPELAMAVKGLALPPFDPRGGYGLALAYAVSTQGGSHLRANPLSHEVLRKPVATDRFSFSGKARSIKLAEDAFAAAESLTLCRHLLLAAGLEEYARALAAVTGEPTTGAELMAVGERICVLERQLNAAWGFGSVHDDLPERFFTEPGSGAADLPVPPIPRQDFLRAREAYCTIRGLDAQGRPLPETAARLGLQVEPAHHAEERA